Proteins found in one Aethina tumida isolate Nest 87 chromosome 1, icAetTumi1.1, whole genome shotgun sequence genomic segment:
- the LOC126264281 gene encoding alpha-(1,3)-fucosyltransferase C-like, with amino-acid sequence MESMKLRQLFLLLLFMTVPFVIIYYVNLCNYFRVSELKVYKNESKVKHILFWTKAWDNEDFYLGLGSEPFKRCPINNCFTTSDKKFMPVEDFDAVLFHGAEYTLEKYGKPQKRKHNQVYVSTNRESPINTVDDDFKNFFNWTMTYRRDSDIIYSYGSFIKMSNTYRMPKADDVTQKSKKIAWFVSHCNVQSKRDDLAKEMQKYMEIDIFGSCGNLICPKELSEECYNKIDKEYKFYLSFENSFCKDYVTEKLYNILAKNIIPIVYGNNNYSEVAPPHSVIDVRNFKNVSSLMEYVKYLDENVDEYLKYFEWKKSFILNRQSPVCELCKKLNEPINQKVYSDLKLWWHGDKNNKICEQLPEIVRFLKN; translated from the exons ATGGAAAGTATGAAACTGCGACAATTGTTTCTGCTGCTGCTTTTTATGACAGTaccatttgtaataatttattatgtaaatttatgtaattacttTCGGGTTTCTGAAttgaaagtatataaaaatgaaagtaaaGTGAAACACATACTTTTTTGGACCAAAGCTTGGGATAATGAAGACTTTTACCTTGGACTGGGAAGTGAGCCTTTTAAACGTTGCCCCATTAACAATTGCTTTACAACAAGCGACAAGAAATTTATGCCAGTGGAAGACTTTGATGCAGTCCTTTTTCATGGGGCCGAATATACTCttgaaaaatatggaaaaccACAAAAAAGGAAACATAATCAGGTTTACGTTTCTACGAATAGAGAATCTCCTATCAATACTGTTGACGACGATTTTAAGAACTTCTTTAATTGGACGATGACATACAG gaGAGATTCTGATATAATATATAGCTAtggaagttttattaaaatgtcaaatactTATAGGATGCCTAAGGCGGATGATGTAActcaaaaatccaaaaaaattgCTTGGTTTGTGTCACATTGCAATGTACAAAGTAAAAGAGACGATCTAGCAAAGGAAATGCAAAAATACATGGAAATAGACATATTCGGGAGTTGTGGCAATTTAATTTGTCCAAAAGAATTAAGTGAAGAGtgctacaataaaatagacaaggaatacaaattttatctgTCATTTGAAAATTCCTTCTGTAAGGATTATGTAACAGAgaagttatacaatatattggcaaaaaatattatacccATAGTATatggaaataacaattattcagAAGTCGCACCGCCGCACTCGGTAATTGATGTGAGAAACTTCAAAAACGTATCATCTCTGATGGAGTATGTGAAATATTTGGATGAAAATGTTGATGAATACTTAAAGTACTTTGAATGGAAAAAGAGTTTTATATTGAACAGGCAATCTCCCGTGTGTGAATTGTGTAAGAAACTGAACGAACCAATAAATCAGAAAGTATATAGTGATTTGAAATTGTGGTGGCAtggtgataaaaataataaaatctgtgAACAATTACCAGAAATAGTacgatttttgaaaaattag
- the LOC109598052 gene encoding alpha-(1,3)-fucosyltransferase C-like isoform X2 has translation MYIGVVNTETMKEQRIFLVLLIFTVSFLLTYYINLINYLRTSGHGHENNVKYILYWTQMFSRKDFYLGFGRDIFQNCSVKNCFTTNNRTLLPVENFDAILFHGVEYNIEKHGRPHKRNNHQVYVYSNKESPVYTWIHSEFKDFFNWTMTYRKDSDIIHNYGGFLKTTRKYTLPTKNDVINRTRKIAWFVSRCDAQSKRQKLVTEMQKYMEIDIFGKCGNLSCPRSKSDDCYKLLDKDYKFYLSFENSYCKEYTTEKLFNILERNIVPIVYGHNNYLEIAPPRSVIDVCDYKNVSSLMQYLKYLDENVEEYLKYFEWKKNFEVQKPSPLCELCKKLNEPSVQKVYGNINEWWRGVKNNMCEQLPEIVRSL, from the exons atgtacataGGTGTAGTTAACACTGAAACAATGAAAGAGCAACGTATATTTCTAGTGCTGTTGATTTTCACTGTGTCGTTCTTGTTAACTTATtacataaacttaattaattacttacggACTTCTGGACATGGACATGAAAATAACGTTAAGTATATACTGTATTGGACTCAAATGTTTAGCAGAAAGGACTTCTACCTTGGATTTGGTAGGGacattttccaaaattgttcagtaaaaaattgtttcacgACTAACAACAGGACGCTTTTACctgttgaaaattttgatgCAATCCTTTTTCATGGGGTTGAATATAATATCGAAAAACATGGAAGACCACACAAGAGGAATAATCATCAGGTGTATGTTTACAGCAATAAAGAATCACCTGTGTACACGTGGATTCACAGTGAATTTAAGGACTTCTTCAATTGGACAATGACATATAG gaAAGATTCAGACATAATTCATAACTATGGAGGTTTTTTGAAAACGACAAGAAAATATACGTTACCCACGAAGAACGATGTAATTAACAGAACCAGAAAAATTGCTTGGTTTGTTTCGCGTTGCGACGCGCAAAGTAAAAGACAAAAACTAGTTACAGAAATGCAAAAATATATGGAAATTGACATATTTGGTAAATGTGGCAATCTGAGTTGTCCTCGAAGTAAAAGTGACGACTGTTATAAACTATTAGACAAAGACTATAAGTTTTATCTGTCATTTGAAAATTCATATTGTAAAGAATACACAACAGAAAAACTGTTCAACATATTAGAAAGAAATATTGTGCCTATAGTATACGGACATAACAATTACTTAGAGATCGCACCACCGCGTTCTGTAATTGATGTGtgtgattataaaaatgtgtcgTCTCTGATGCAGTATTTGAAATACCTGGATGAAAATGTTGAGGAATATTTGAAGTACTTTGAGTGGaagaaaaattttgaagtGCAGAAACCGTCTCCCCTGTGTGAATTgtgcaaaaaattaaacgaacccTCAGTCCAAAAAGTGTATGGTAATATCAACGAATGGTGGAGGggtgtcaaaaataatatgtgtGAACAATTGCCTGAAATAGTACGCTCATTGTAA
- the LOC109598052 gene encoding alpha-(1,3)-fucosyltransferase C-like isoform X1, which produces MESNTNYQHGSMFKLKYLVALAGFICLLILNYIWSQDIVPNKTGDHLKRVKNLSDWNKVFNRKGALKPVKYILYWTKMFDRDDWYLGEGDIFKNCPVSNCFITHKKNMMDVDKFDAILFHGAEYNKRKNGVPTKRNAKQIYVYGNMEAPSNTIMRDSFNDFYNWTMTYRLDSDIVRSYGYIVNKPTNYIPPKPEEIKRRPKKIAWFVSNFKTASKREQLYQQLNKLIPVHVYVKCGIQQCPRPIEHVCYDMLEKQFKFHLSLENSLCKDYVTEKLYKMLGKNIIPIVYGGANYTKLAPPQSVINVEDFDSIENLVKYIEYLDKNVEEYLKYFEWKKSWQVKNSNPICELCKKLNEPLVTKSYADIKKWWRGENGKLCKNFPNILNIV; this is translated from the exons ATGGAGTCTAATACAAATTATCAACACGGGAGCATGTTTAAATTGAAGTACTTGGTGGCACTGGCCGGATTTATTTgcctattaattttgaattacattTGGTCTCAAGACATAGTACCGAATAAAACAGGGGACCACTTGAAGcgtgtaaaaaatttatcagATTGGAATAAAGTGTTCAACAGAAAAGGAGCTTTAAAGCCTGTCAAGTACATTTTGTACTGGACGAAAATGTTTGACAGAGACGATTGGTACCTGGGTGAAGgcgatattttcaaaaattgtccTGTAAGTAACTGTTTTATTACccataagaaaaatatgatgGATGTAGATAAGTTTGATGCGATTCTTTTTCATGGAGCCGAATACAACAAAAGGAAAAATGGGGTTCCGACAAAAAGGAACGCAAAACAGATTTACGTTTATGGAAATATGGAAGCGCCTTCTAACACTATTATGCGGGACTCTTTCAATGACTTCTATAATTGGACCATGACATACag ATTAGATTCAGACATCGTCCGTAGTTACGGTTATATTGTAAACAAGCCGACAAATTATATTCCTCCAAAGcctgaagaaataaaaagaagaCCCAAGAAGATTGCCTGGTTCGTATCGAATTTTAAAACCGCCAGTAAACGAGAACAATTATACCAACAACTTAATAAACTAATCCCGGTGCATGTCTACGTCAAATGTGGCATTCAACAATGTCCAAGACCCATTGAACACGTTTGTTACGATATGTTGGAAAAACAGTTTAAGTTTCATTTGTCCTTGGAAAACTCACTTTGCAAAGACTACGTAAccgaaaaattgtataaaatgctTGGAAAAAATATCATTCCTATAGTTTATGGGGGTGCAAATTATACTAAACTTGCGCCCCCGCAATCGGTCATTAACGTTGAAGATTTTGATAGCATAGAAAACCTGGTGAAATACATAGAATATTTGGATAAAAATGTGgaagaatatttgaaatattttgaatggaAAAAGTCTTGGCAAGTTAAGAATTCAAATCCAATATGCGagctttgtaaaaaattaaatgaaccgTTAGTTACCAAAAGTTACGCAGATATAAAAAAGTGGTGGCGTGgagaaaatggaaaattgtGCAAAAATTTTCCTAACATATTGAATatcgtttaa
- the LOC109597855 gene encoding RYamide neuropeptides-like produces MYAKKALVLLLYFLTVFLTFAVAKGYLSDKRAQANSFQTMMRYGRAGSTNNYYKDGKYVKVNPRADAFHLTTRYGKRSSWSPNSSLVYPVSSPCVEDEDLSCTYTGISDLYRCTTRKDSTAGNEEI; encoded by the exons ATGTATGCAAAAAAGGCATTGGTACTGCTGTTGTACTTTTTAACTGTCTTCTTAACATTCGCAGTGGCAAAAGGATATTTATCTGATAAACGCGCCCAGG CAAACTCGTTTCAGACGATGATGAGGTACGGGAGAGCGGGATCGACGAACAACTACTACAAAGACGGAAAGTATGTTAAAGTCAATCCAAGGGCCGATGCATTCCATTTGACTACACG CTATGGAAAGAGATCCAGCTGGTCACCGAACTCCTCTCTGGTCTATCCCGTCTCTTCTCCGTGTGTCGAGGACGAGGACCTCTCCTGCACCTACACCGGTATTTCGGACTTGTACCGTTGCACCACAAG GAAAGATTCCACGGCCGGCAATGAAGAGATCTAA